In Oceaniferula flava, one genomic interval encodes:
- the tnpA gene encoding IS200/IS605 family transposase: protein MASTHTALYYHLVFSTKKREARFDAAFRIKLHGYLGGAVSGLAGVPLAIGGVADHVHLLVGLKTTHSLSDFMRELKACSSKWVTGELKRKAFAWQEGYGAFTVSSPDLEKVRLYMLHQEEHHRKVTFKEEYLAMLKRGKVEYDERFLW from the coding sequence ATGGCATCCACCCACACTGCCCTTTATTACCATTTGGTGTTTTCCACAAAAAAACGAGAAGCCCGGTTCGATGCCGCATTCAGAATTAAACTCCACGGCTACCTTGGTGGGGCGGTTAGCGGTCTGGCCGGAGTGCCCCTTGCCATTGGTGGCGTTGCGGATCACGTGCATCTATTGGTCGGTTTGAAAACCACCCATAGTCTGTCGGATTTCATGCGTGAACTGAAAGCTTGTTCATCGAAATGGGTGACTGGGGAGCTCAAGAGGAAGGCCTTTGCGTGGCAGGAGGGTTATGGGGCCTTTACGGTGAGTTCTCCCGATTTGGAAAAGGTGCGACTATATATGCTTCATCAGGAAGAGCATCACCGGAAGGTGACCTTCAAGGAGGAATATCTGGCGATGTTAAAGCGGGGGAAGGTGGAATACGATGAACGCTTTCTATGGTAG
- the dxs gene encoding 1-deoxy-D-xylulose-5-phosphate synthase: MTTKSGSFELPKILSQIKGPEDVKALPAEQLDNLCEEIRHTLIHSLSRTGGHLGPNLGVVELTLAMHRVFDSPEDKFLFDVSHQGYVHKMLTGRADTIHTIRTPGGLNGFLLRTESEHDCYGAGHAGTCLSAALGMASARDLKGDSNHVVAVAGDAAFTCGPTLEAMNNIEETTKKFIVVLNDNEWSIDRNVGAMAKYFNALQTHPTFSSVRNKAAEFVGKVGGETARKFVHKVERNTKNLILPNVLFEKFGLRYYGPIDGHDLPLLIRTFEHLKQQEEPVILHIITEKGRGYQPALANPGKFHGLGTYKVEDGSTAAADKPTYSELFGRAVTDFAKEDKSITAITAAMPGGTKLEIFKKELPERYFDVGIAEEHAALFACGHATQGLRPFLAIYSTFMQRAIDMIIHDIALQNLPVRMCMDRGGLSGDDGPTHHGLFDIAYLSAIPGLIHMQPKDEEEFIDMLWTMANYDDGPTAIRYPRGAGIGAKPKDKPVLLEIGKGEVLQDGSDIAVIALGHMYETALETVKELEAQGHSVALINPRFIKPLDAELITRYAEKCNVVLTMEDHVLQNGFGASVIELLNDRNIDTPLERIGWPDEFIDHGKVEELREKHGLTAAHAVSQVNKHL; this comes from the coding sequence ATGACGACGAAATCCGGCTCTTTTGAACTCCCCAAAATCCTCTCCCAAATCAAGGGACCCGAGGATGTCAAGGCACTGCCTGCCGAACAACTTGATAACCTCTGCGAGGAAATTCGGCACACCCTAATCCACTCACTGTCTCGCACAGGCGGGCACCTCGGACCGAACCTCGGTGTGGTGGAGCTGACCCTCGCCATGCACCGGGTCTTTGACAGCCCAGAAGACAAATTCCTCTTTGACGTCTCCCACCAGGGATACGTGCACAAGATGCTCACCGGACGGGCGGACACCATCCACACCATCCGCACACCGGGCGGACTGAACGGTTTCCTGCTGCGCACCGAGTCCGAGCACGATTGCTACGGTGCCGGTCACGCAGGCACCTGCCTCTCCGCCGCACTCGGCATGGCTTCCGCCCGTGACCTCAAGGGCGATAGCAACCACGTGGTCGCCGTCGCTGGCGATGCCGCCTTCACCTGTGGCCCCACCCTCGAAGCGATGAACAACATCGAGGAAACCACCAAGAAGTTCATCGTCGTGCTGAACGACAACGAGTGGTCGATCGACCGCAACGTCGGCGCCATGGCCAAGTATTTCAACGCCCTGCAAACCCACCCCACCTTCTCCTCCGTCCGTAACAAGGCGGCTGAATTTGTCGGTAAAGTAGGTGGCGAAACAGCGCGCAAGTTCGTCCACAAAGTGGAGCGCAACACCAAGAACCTGATCCTGCCCAACGTGCTTTTCGAGAAGTTCGGCCTGCGCTATTACGGCCCGATTGACGGTCACGATCTGCCCTTGCTGATCCGCACCTTCGAGCACCTCAAGCAACAGGAAGAACCCGTCATCCTGCACATCATCACGGAAAAAGGACGCGGCTACCAGCCAGCCTTGGCGAACCCCGGGAAATTCCACGGTCTCGGCACCTACAAAGTGGAAGACGGCTCCACGGCCGCGGCGGACAAACCCACTTACTCGGAACTCTTCGGTCGCGCCGTCACCGATTTCGCCAAAGAAGACAAAAGCATCACCGCCATCACCGCGGCCATGCCCGGCGGCACCAAGCTGGAGATCTTCAAGAAAGAGCTCCCCGAACGTTACTTTGACGTCGGTATCGCGGAGGAACACGCCGCGCTCTTTGCCTGCGGTCACGCGACCCAAGGCCTGCGCCCCTTCCTCGCGATTTACTCGACCTTCATGCAGCGTGCGATCGATATGATCATCCACGATATCGCCCTGCAGAACCTACCGGTAAGAATGTGCATGGACCGCGGCGGACTCTCCGGCGACGACGGCCCAACCCACCACGGACTGTTCGATATTGCCTACCTCAGCGCAATCCCCGGCCTGATTCACATGCAGCCGAAGGACGAGGAAGAATTCATCGACATGCTCTGGACCATGGCCAACTACGACGACGGCCCGACCGCCATCCGCTACCCACGTGGCGCCGGCATCGGAGCCAAACCGAAGGACAAACCCGTTCTTCTCGAAATCGGTAAGGGTGAAGTGCTCCAAGACGGCAGCGACATCGCCGTGATCGCCCTCGGCCACATGTATGAAACCGCTCTGGAAACGGTGAAAGAGCTCGAAGCCCAAGGCCACTCAGTCGCCCTGATCAACCCACGCTTCATCAAACCCCTCGATGCCGAGCTGATTACCCGCTACGCAGAGAAATGCAACGTGGTGCTCACCATGGAAGATCACGTCCTGCAAAACGGATTTGGCGCCAGCGTCATCGAGCTCCTCAACGATCGCAACATCGACACCCCACTCGAACGCATCGGCTGGCCCGACGAGTTCATCGATCACGGTAAAGTCGAAGAGCTGCGCGAAAAACACGGCCTCACAGCCGCCCACGCCGTCAGCCAAGTCAACAAACACCTCTAA
- the xseB gene encoding exodeoxyribonuclease VII small subunit, producing the protein MPSSPKKKNDTSTKSTPSFEQALEELEDMVETMESGQLPLEKLIANYERGAELIGHCETVLDDARKRLELITLKPKASATETTHESTQDEAPTSTTSNNNNDDEIRLF; encoded by the coding sequence ATGCCGTCCTCTCCTAAAAAGAAAAACGACACGTCCACCAAGTCCACGCCCAGCTTCGAGCAGGCACTGGAAGAACTGGAGGACATGGTGGAGACCATGGAATCAGGCCAGCTCCCGCTGGAAAAACTGATCGCCAACTACGAGCGCGGTGCCGAACTCATCGGCCACTGTGAAACCGTGCTGGATGACGCACGCAAGCGACTCGAACTCATCACTCTCAAACCCAAGGCCTCCGCCACGGAGACCACCCACGAATCAACCCAGGACGAGGCCCCGACCTCGACGACCTCGAATAATAATAATGACGACGAAATCCGGCTCTTTTGA
- a CDS encoding sigma-54-dependent transcriptional regulator, with amino-acid sequence MTSATLLIVDDEKPTRDGLRMALEDRFDCYVAADIKEAMVVLKSEPIDLLLTDLRLAGDSGMDLLDKALALPQPPVAVMMTAYGSVDTAVEAMRRGAWNFITKPLNLDSVELLLQRALRSRSLEKTNVRLEQENRELRVKSGGRKHGLDNLIGKSPAMEKVGEMVNQVAPTRATVLIEGESGTGKELVAHAIHQLSGRPADRLLVVNCAALSPQLLESELFGHEKGAFTGAAQKRIGRFEQANGGTIFLDEIGEIDQATQVKLLRVLSERTIERVGSNKAVKVDVRVIAATNKNLRSMVAKGDFREDLFFRLNVVRVEMPALRERAEDVVLLSQAFLKEFSLENGKELKPLSDDALKLLRSYPWPGNVRELRTAIEHGVVMSNDPVIHVQHLPSFLSQNEASLTPSHDAPSEISAISTEKQENSLASEDEFNLHELEMRTIRRALQHTGNNRTDAAKILGISRRTLQRKLKEFN; translated from the coding sequence ATGACCTCCGCCACTTTACTCATCGTCGATGATGAAAAACCCACGCGCGATGGCCTTCGCATGGCGCTTGAGGATCGTTTTGACTGCTACGTCGCTGCCGACATCAAGGAAGCGATGGTGGTGCTGAAATCGGAACCCATCGATCTATTACTCACCGACCTTCGCCTGGCGGGCGACAGCGGCATGGACCTGCTGGACAAAGCTCTAGCTCTTCCCCAGCCCCCCGTCGCCGTGATGATGACCGCTTACGGATCCGTGGACACAGCGGTGGAAGCGATGCGCCGAGGTGCCTGGAACTTCATCACCAAACCCCTCAATCTAGATAGCGTCGAGCTCCTGCTGCAGCGCGCACTGCGCAGTCGGTCATTGGAAAAAACCAACGTCCGCCTGGAGCAGGAAAACCGCGAACTGCGCGTGAAAAGCGGTGGCCGCAAGCACGGACTCGACAACCTGATCGGCAAATCTCCGGCGATGGAAAAAGTGGGTGAAATGGTCAACCAGGTCGCCCCCACCCGAGCAACCGTCTTGATCGAGGGGGAGAGCGGCACGGGTAAGGAGCTGGTGGCCCACGCCATCCACCAGCTGAGCGGTCGACCCGCCGACCGACTCCTCGTGGTCAACTGCGCCGCCCTCTCACCGCAACTATTGGAAAGCGAACTCTTTGGCCACGAGAAGGGAGCCTTCACCGGTGCGGCCCAGAAACGCATCGGTCGCTTCGAACAGGCAAATGGAGGCACCATTTTCCTCGATGAAATTGGTGAGATCGATCAGGCCACTCAGGTCAAACTCCTGCGCGTGCTGAGCGAGCGCACCATCGAACGGGTCGGCTCGAACAAGGCGGTCAAAGTTGATGTCCGCGTGATCGCCGCCACCAACAAAAACCTCCGCAGCATGGTCGCCAAGGGCGATTTTCGCGAGGATCTCTTTTTCCGCCTCAATGTGGTGCGGGTGGAGATGCCGGCGCTGCGCGAACGTGCCGAGGATGTGGTCTTGCTCTCCCAGGCCTTCCTCAAGGAGTTCTCACTGGAGAACGGCAAGGAGCTGAAACCTCTGAGCGACGACGCCTTGAAATTGCTCCGCAGCTACCCATGGCCCGGCAACGTCCGTGAGCTCCGAACCGCCATCGAACACGGCGTGGTGATGAGCAACGATCCCGTCATCCATGTTCAGCACCTCCCCTCTTTCCTCAGTCAGAACGAGGCGAGCCTCACTCCAAGCCATGACGCCCCGTCGGAGATCTCGGCAATCAGCACAGAAAAGCAGGAAAACTCGCTTGCTTCCGAGGACGAATTCAACTTGCATGAACTGGAGATGCGCACGATCCGGCGCGCCTTGCAGCACACCGGAAATAACCGCACGGATGCCGCCAAAATCCTCGGTATCAGTCGCCGGACCCTGCAACGCAAATTAAAGGAGTTCAACTAA
- a CDS encoding sensor histidine kinase: MKPGFLDKLIARLDQVDPSEVQRLVTRLVREKGFLESVFEALQEGVLILDPEGQITYVNQAASSIFGIDPIRTIGQNLSKTVRGLNWKKLADPKRIVSRDLEILYPESRYLNFYLSPIQGEVENSDRLLGYVLLVRDITDSRLEEEKNVESEKLNALTLLAAGVAHEIGNPLNSLDIHLQLLERKTKKLQADDQESLLQHLHTAQGEIRRLDTILKQFLQAIRPTHPERAPHQLHDLLRDTLNLLAPELEERHVRISLDLADSTPLLQLDGNQIKQALYNLLKNAFQSLPASGGQIDILTGVTDYEVMLTIRDHGSGIPPEMMGSIFEPYRSSKKSGTGLGLLIVRRIIREHGGDIKIESEEDEGTTVTISIPRKNRNVRLLETNDSSVIDLEPSHQPPANS, translated from the coding sequence ATGAAACCTGGCTTCCTCGATAAACTCATCGCCCGCCTGGATCAGGTCGACCCCAGCGAAGTCCAGCGCTTAGTGACGCGGCTAGTGCGGGAAAAGGGCTTTCTCGAAAGCGTCTTCGAGGCACTCCAAGAGGGCGTGCTGATCTTAGATCCCGAAGGCCAGATCACCTATGTCAACCAGGCCGCGTCGAGCATTTTCGGCATCGACCCCATCCGAACCATTGGTCAGAACCTGTCCAAGACAGTGCGCGGACTGAACTGGAAAAAACTCGCCGATCCCAAACGGATTGTCAGCCGGGATCTCGAGATTCTCTATCCGGAAAGTCGCTACCTCAACTTCTACCTCTCCCCCATTCAAGGCGAGGTGGAGAACTCCGATCGACTGCTGGGCTACGTCTTGTTAGTCAGAGACATCACCGACTCCCGACTCGAAGAGGAGAAAAACGTCGAGAGCGAAAAACTCAATGCCCTCACCCTGCTAGCCGCAGGAGTCGCCCACGAAATTGGCAACCCTCTTAACTCGTTAGACATCCACCTCCAGCTGCTCGAACGAAAAACTAAGAAGCTCCAAGCAGACGACCAAGAAAGCCTGCTCCAGCACCTGCATACCGCCCAAGGCGAAATCCGCCGACTCGACACCATCCTCAAGCAGTTCCTGCAGGCGATCCGACCAACTCACCCAGAACGAGCGCCCCACCAACTCCACGACCTCCTTCGCGACACACTCAATCTCTTAGCACCCGAACTGGAAGAACGCCATGTTAGAATCTCATTGGATTTGGCCGATAGCACACCGCTGCTGCAGCTCGATGGTAATCAGATCAAACAAGCGCTCTACAATTTACTCAAAAATGCCTTCCAGTCACTACCCGCCAGCGGTGGTCAGATTGACATCCTCACAGGTGTCACCGACTACGAAGTGATGCTCACCATCCGCGATCACGGCAGCGGAATTCCGCCTGAAATGATGGGCTCAATTTTCGAACCTTACAGAAGCTCAAAGAAATCCGGCACCGGTCTAGGCCTGCTCATCGTCCGCCGCATCATCCGCGAACACGGCGGTGATATTAAAATCGAAAGCGAGGAGGACGAGGGCACCACAGTGACCATCTCCATCCCTCGGAAAAACCGCAACGTCCGCCTACTGGAAACTAACGACAGCTCCGTGATCGACCTCGAACCCAGCCACCAGCCACCCGCTAACTCATGA
- the cutA gene encoding divalent-cation tolerance protein CutA, with the protein MVVLCNFPNMEEARQIGTHLVKRQYAACVNIIPGAESIYQWQGKVCREQEILAVIKTSRKAFAVLNRELAALHSYEEPEIIALPVADGAAGYLAWIASHSTA; encoded by the coding sequence ATGGTAGTGCTATGCAATTTTCCTAATATGGAGGAGGCGCGACAGATTGGCACACATCTTGTGAAAAGGCAATACGCGGCCTGCGTAAATATCATCCCCGGTGCGGAATCGATCTATCAGTGGCAGGGGAAGGTCTGTCGGGAGCAGGAAATCTTGGCTGTGATCAAGACTTCGCGTAAGGCTTTCGCTGTTCTCAATCGTGAGTTGGCAGCGCTGCATTCCTATGAAGAGCCGGAGATTATTGCACTTCCGGTGGCTGATGGTGCCGCTGGATATTTAGCCTGGATTGCCAGTCACTCAACGGCTTAG
- a CDS encoding DEAD/DEAH box helicase → MNPDRATLNFLNSFPEKARTRGDTLQEEGAVTQIFGNHLFIQGRVEDATGTFRTSLRLQGNRWFGSCTAEDEIVAGACMYATMMERMHRGEDLPESPNEFDDTPIIDVIEDKLGRELDDKEADFIGKVEKRYRRYVIEGEIHDHDLVRLNPRWEIVSYDPLELWPMPPGDILEFWNYIAYAFYKKKLPYPEFLNAVTDLEGVQKKMQEWEREREVAEWYDRIESVNERPPIDKPVHIEFRLLSTINEARVEYKEGKEGGSEWLPLREKNDIDRFLGLFADSALRMDASSQLIWEQFLTFYKNEGDARIDLDQEEACQFMNRIFRQPALKGYVVNLDERQFKVVDKSLRWICEDDPYAPDSFALQLVTAAGEHVTHSVRLLPGREVLYQSDETVFPGPPRWLTETDVQPRYHIPKDVIDSLEGVEFLRKVGASLPESLRERVTDLDLYPRFKMKIEQGLTAAETEHLVVDVRALEKKERREEKRIKDEWELVEQQPVKGKQLLRFAREELYPVPSLLAHMGLTYDEKLDAFKSRITKLFPEKFSEWAKNLPESMVTEMDGKLQTLLADPVTAAIRFEVVNQEIDWFDLRIVIDVEGVTLSNAQIRSLVAARGGYVRMDDGGWMRLEIKLDADQRDAVTRLGLDPFDLTGETHRMHALQLADPKAAEVFDPKAWKRIKDRSREIQLEVNAEVPKGLKATLRPYQVEGFRFLAYLAVNRFGGLLADDMGLGKTIQSITYLLWLREEELKKQKGDPLKVPPSLVVCPKSVIDVWHSECGKFAPELRVKVLRTRDDLDLHILETEVDVFVLNYAQLRLSGEELAKVKWLTTILDEGQQIKNPDSKAAKAARDLNSMNRLVLTGTPIENRLMDMWSLMSFAMPGVLGSRAYFKKRFDKRKDPGAQSRLASRLRPFLLRRTKLQVAKDLPPRTEEEVFAEMEGVQDEMYKAELKRIQKALLGFESDEAVKKNSFAILQGLMRLRQICCHPGLIDPKFLKEESAKMNALFYLLDQLREEGHKVLVFSQFVSMLDIIKARLEVESRPFHYLTGQTKDRKGEIESFQTTKDPSVFMLSLKAGGAGLNLTSASYVILYDPWWNPAVENQAIDRTHRIGQKNKVIAYRLLTRETVEEKIRVLQHQKTQLVTNVLGDEGFASNLGMDDLAFILGTGGPGMDDFDDEPETAKRPAKKAGGLIADDVSDADKADAAAQKAAKKITKKAVKKTAKKAAKKAAAKKSAKKDSK, encoded by the coding sequence ATGAATCCAGACAGAGCGACACTGAACTTTCTCAACAGTTTTCCAGAAAAAGCACGCACCCGTGGAGATACTCTCCAGGAGGAGGGCGCGGTGACTCAAATTTTTGGTAACCACTTATTTATCCAAGGCCGGGTGGAAGACGCCACCGGAACCTTCCGCACCAGTCTGCGCCTTCAGGGGAACCGCTGGTTTGGAAGCTGCACCGCGGAAGACGAAATCGTCGCCGGCGCCTGCATGTATGCCACCATGATGGAGCGTATGCACCGTGGCGAAGATCTCCCCGAGAGCCCGAATGAGTTCGATGACACACCGATCATTGACGTCATCGAGGACAAGCTGGGTCGTGAGCTCGACGACAAGGAGGCCGACTTCATCGGCAAGGTGGAAAAGCGCTACCGTCGTTATGTGATCGAAGGTGAAATCCACGATCACGATCTGGTGCGTCTGAATCCACGCTGGGAAATTGTCAGCTATGATCCGCTGGAACTCTGGCCGATGCCTCCAGGCGACATCCTCGAATTTTGGAACTACATCGCTTACGCGTTTTACAAGAAGAAGCTGCCTTATCCTGAATTCCTCAATGCTGTCACCGACCTCGAAGGCGTGCAGAAGAAAATGCAGGAATGGGAGCGCGAGCGCGAAGTGGCCGAATGGTATGACCGCATCGAAAGCGTCAACGAACGCCCACCGATCGATAAGCCAGTGCACATCGAATTCCGCCTGCTTTCCACGATCAATGAAGCCCGTGTGGAATACAAGGAAGGCAAAGAAGGAGGATCCGAGTGGCTGCCACTGCGTGAAAAAAACGACATCGATCGTTTTCTCGGCCTGTTTGCCGATTCCGCTCTCCGCATGGATGCATCCAGTCAGCTGATCTGGGAGCAGTTCCTGACCTTCTATAAAAACGAAGGCGATGCTCGCATCGATCTTGATCAAGAAGAGGCCTGTCAGTTCATGAACCGCATCTTCCGTCAGCCTGCGCTGAAGGGATACGTGGTGAACCTTGATGAACGCCAGTTCAAGGTCGTCGATAAATCACTGCGTTGGATCTGTGAAGACGATCCCTATGCGCCGGACAGCTTTGCCCTGCAGCTGGTCACCGCCGCAGGCGAACACGTCACTCACTCAGTGCGCTTGCTGCCTGGTCGTGAGGTCCTTTACCAATCAGACGAAACCGTTTTCCCCGGGCCGCCACGCTGGCTTACGGAGACCGACGTCCAACCACGCTACCACATCCCCAAGGATGTCATCGATAGCCTGGAGGGTGTTGAATTCCTCAGAAAAGTGGGAGCCAGCTTGCCGGAATCACTGCGTGAGCGTGTGACCGACTTGGATCTCTACCCTCGCTTCAAGATGAAGATCGAGCAGGGGCTCACCGCCGCCGAGACCGAGCATTTGGTCGTGGATGTGCGCGCTCTGGAGAAAAAGGAACGCCGCGAAGAAAAACGCATCAAAGACGAGTGGGAACTGGTCGAGCAGCAGCCGGTCAAAGGCAAGCAGCTCTTGCGCTTTGCTCGTGAAGAACTCTACCCCGTGCCATCACTGCTCGCTCATATGGGCCTGACCTATGATGAGAAATTGGACGCCTTTAAGTCGCGAATCACCAAGCTCTTCCCCGAGAAATTCTCCGAGTGGGCGAAAAACCTACCCGAGTCCATGGTCACCGAGATGGATGGCAAGCTGCAAACGCTGCTGGCTGACCCAGTGACCGCCGCCATCCGCTTCGAGGTGGTGAATCAGGAAATCGACTGGTTCGACCTCCGCATCGTTATCGATGTGGAAGGCGTGACTCTCTCCAATGCCCAAATCCGTTCACTGGTCGCCGCTCGCGGTGGTTACGTTCGCATGGACGACGGTGGCTGGATGCGTTTGGAAATCAAGCTCGATGCCGATCAGCGCGATGCCGTGACCCGTCTCGGACTCGATCCTTTCGATCTCACTGGCGAGACACACCGGATGCACGCCCTGCAGCTGGCCGATCCAAAAGCCGCCGAGGTGTTCGATCCGAAGGCTTGGAAGCGCATCAAAGATCGCTCCCGCGAAATTCAACTCGAGGTCAATGCCGAGGTGCCGAAAGGTCTCAAAGCGACCCTTCGTCCCTACCAGGTGGAAGGTTTCCGATTCCTCGCTTACCTCGCCGTCAACCGCTTCGGTGGTTTGCTCGCGGATGACATGGGTCTGGGTAAAACGATCCAGTCCATCACCTACCTGCTGTGGCTCCGTGAAGAGGAGCTTAAGAAACAAAAAGGCGACCCCCTGAAGGTGCCGCCATCACTTGTGGTCTGTCCGAAGTCCGTGATCGATGTTTGGCACTCTGAGTGCGGCAAGTTCGCGCCCGAACTCCGTGTCAAAGTGCTCCGCACCCGCGACGACTTGGATCTCCACATCCTCGAAACCGAGGTGGACGTCTTCGTTCTCAACTACGCCCAGCTCCGCCTCAGTGGCGAAGAGCTGGCCAAGGTCAAGTGGCTCACCACCATCCTCGATGAGGGTCAACAGATCAAGAACCCGGATTCCAAGGCTGCCAAGGCTGCTCGCGATCTGAACTCAATGAACCGTCTGGTGCTCACGGGTACTCCGATTGAGAACCGCCTGATGGATATGTGGTCGCTGATGTCCTTCGCCATGCCTGGTGTGCTGGGAAGTCGTGCTTACTTCAAGAAACGCTTCGACAAGCGCAAGGACCCCGGTGCCCAGAGCCGGCTGGCTTCCCGTCTCCGCCCATTCCTGCTTCGCCGGACCAAGCTCCAGGTCGCCAAAGATCTTCCGCCAAGAACGGAGGAAGAGGTCTTCGCTGAAATGGAAGGTGTCCAGGACGAGATGTACAAGGCCGAGCTTAAGCGCATTCAGAAGGCGCTGCTCGGATTTGAGTCTGACGAGGCGGTGAAGAAGAACTCCTTCGCCATCCTTCAGGGGCTCATGCGCCTGCGCCAGATTTGCTGTCACCCGGGCCTGATCGATCCCAAGTTCCTGAAAGAGGAAAGTGCGAAAATGAACGCTCTGTTCTACCTGCTGGACCAGCTGCGTGAGGAGGGCCACAAGGTGCTGGTCTTCTCCCAGTTCGTTTCCATGCTCGATATCATCAAGGCCCGCCTTGAGGTGGAGAGTCGCCCATTCCACTACCTCACCGGTCAGACCAAGGACCGTAAGGGTGAGATTGAAAGTTTCCAGACAACCAAAGACCCGTCCGTCTTCATGCTCTCGCTGAAGGCTGGTGGTGCTGGTCTGAACCTGACCTCGGCCTCCTACGTCATCCTCTACGATCCATGGTGGAACCCCGCTGTGGAAAACCAGGCGATTGACCGGACGCACCGGATTGGCCAGAAGAACAAGGTGATTGCTTACCGCTTGCTCACACGTGAGACGGTGGAAGAGAAAATCCGCGTGCTTCAGCACCAGAAAACGCAGTTGGTCACCAACGTGCTCGGTGACGAAGGCTTCGCCAGCAACCTGGGCATGGACGATCTCGCATTCATCCTCGGCACCGGCGGTCCGGGCATGGACGACTTCGATGACGAACCGGAAACAGCCAAACGTCCGGCGAAAAAAGCCGGTGGCCTCATTGCCGATGACGTGTCTGACGCCGACAAGGCCGATGCCGCTGCGCAGAAAGCCGCGAAGAAAATTACCAAGAAGGCAGTGAAAAAGACTGCTAAGAAAGCGGCAAAGAAGGCTGCGGCCAAAAAATCCGCTAAAAAGGATAGTAAATAA
- a CDS encoding DUF1232 domain-containing protein, with protein MKSFFVLVAAILSVIYLINPGAGFIEFLPDNLPIVGNLDEATATAILLACARYFGFDMARFFGKKKEEDTQKETVIDVD; from the coding sequence ATGAAAAGTTTTTTCGTCCTCGTGGCGGCCATACTCAGTGTGATCTACCTGATTAATCCAGGTGCTGGATTTATTGAATTCCTGCCTGATAATCTCCCAATTGTGGGTAATTTGGATGAGGCTACTGCCACAGCGATCCTCCTCGCCTGTGCTCGATACTTTGGCTTCGATATGGCTCGTTTTTTTGGTAAGAAGAAAGAGGAAGATACTCAGAAAGAGACAGTCATCGACGTGGATTAG
- a CDS encoding ExbD/TolR family protein yields MKKSPSNDTSISAHENDAPKLDISSLIDVCFLLLIYFLVTTTIQPREQDLSTHVPFPSDHHRAVILPMVIEIKQDGGVVVNPCDAAEIVESDPDSRKLPLLSDRLQILTSLGRADQPKVLLKVHDSVQQQRYIDVINCLAGAGIKDIALVD; encoded by the coding sequence ATGAAAAAGTCCCCATCAAATGACACCTCAATATCTGCTCACGAAAATGACGCCCCGAAGCTCGACATCTCGTCCCTAATCGACGTCTGTTTTCTCCTGTTGATCTATTTTTTGGTCACCACCACTATCCAGCCTCGCGAGCAGGATCTCAGCACTCATGTTCCATTTCCCTCGGATCATCATCGGGCTGTGATCCTTCCGATGGTGATTGAAATCAAACAGGATGGGGGAGTTGTCGTGAATCCATGCGACGCTGCAGAAATTGTGGAGTCGGACCCTGACAGCCGCAAGCTGCCATTGTTGAGTGATCGACTACAGATTCTCACCAGCCTCGGACGGGCCGATCAGCCCAAGGTGCTTCTGAAAGTCCATGATTCCGTGCAACAGCAGCGTTATATCGATGTGATCAATTGTTTAGCTGGCGCTGGTATAAAAGACATCGCCTTAGTGGACTAA